The following proteins are co-located in the Haloarcula marismortui ATCC 43049 genome:
- a CDS encoding precorrin-8X methylmutase: MTTNTDDATDGDANSDDGFEEYADLGATTSNAMDIAETSMDRVRELVRDETLADRIRQKSVHATGDPEFQHLVRFTGADDDEPVRAGAQAVLDEQPIVTDITMVKAGITGRGHDCPVQKAIGNGAELAAETGMTRTAASVLELDKQGVYDGAIAVVGNAPTAALALADCIEDGTRPAVVVATPVGFVKAAESRERLREVAAEHGVPTITNVGRRGGSGLAAGLTNELVHVASDVREGVVDL, from the coding sequence ATGACGACTAACACGGACGATGCGACAGACGGTGACGCGAACAGCGACGACGGCTTCGAGGAGTACGCCGACCTTGGCGCGACCACCTCGAACGCAATGGACATCGCGGAGACGTCGATGGACCGCGTGCGCGAACTCGTTCGGGACGAGACGCTGGCCGATCGGATTCGCCAGAAGTCCGTCCATGCGACCGGCGACCCCGAGTTCCAGCACCTCGTTCGCTTCACCGGAGCGGACGACGACGAGCCGGTGCGGGCCGGTGCGCAGGCAGTGCTGGACGAACAGCCTATCGTCACCGATATCACGATGGTCAAGGCCGGCATCACCGGCCGCGGCCACGACTGCCCAGTTCAGAAGGCCATCGGCAACGGCGCGGAGCTGGCCGCCGAAACCGGGATGACACGCACGGCCGCGTCAGTGCTCGAACTCGACAAACAGGGTGTCTACGACGGCGCTATCGCCGTCGTGGGAAATGCCCCGACAGCGGCGCTCGCGCTTGCAGATTGCATTGAGGACGGCACTCGGCCGGCCGTCGTCGTCGCCACGCCCGTCGGCTTCGTCAAGGCTGCTGAGAGCCGGGAACGGCTCCGCGAGGTCGCCGCCGAACATGGCGTCCCGACCATCACGAACGTCGGCCGCCGCGGCGGGAGCGGGCTGGCCGCCGGGCTGACGAACGAACTGGTGCACGTCGCGTCGGACGTGCGGGAGGGGGTGGTCGATCTATGA
- a CDS encoding XapX domain-containing protein, translated as MNLSLVIVATMTGVATGVVFGLLDVPIPAPPNLAGVMGILGILVGYRLIEYFDVGVSLLSLLKV; from the coding sequence ATGAATCTCTCACTCGTCATCGTCGCGACGATGACCGGCGTCGCTACCGGCGTCGTGTTCGGACTGCTGGACGTTCCCATTCCGGCCCCGCCGAACCTCGCCGGTGTTATGGGAATCCTCGGAATCCTCGTCGGCTATCGCCTCATCGAGTACTTCGATGTCGGCGTCAGCCTGCTGTCGTTGCTGAAAGTCTGA
- a CDS encoding zinc-binding dehydrogenase — MQAVQFDSHGDRDVLEYGEFPDPEPGRDEVVIDVKAAALNHLDIWTRRGLPGIDLEMPHIPGSDAAGVVDEVGDGVSRFEPGDRVAVLAGKSGGGDEFSRKGDQTLAPDFHIIGEHVRGVHSEYAAVPAENLTPVPEGVDWETAAASPLVFQTAWRMLRDRGDLKAGESVLVLGASGGVGHAAVQIADHAGAEVFATASSQEKLDYAKELGADHTINYEETDFASEIRDLTDGRGVDMVVDHIGAQTWQDSLKSLVKGGRVVTCGATTGGNPETDINRIFWNQLQVIGSTMATPGQADEVLDLVWQGEMEPRVRETLPMSEIARAHEIIEDREGFGKVVVVPDSEL, encoded by the coding sequence ATGCAAGCCGTTCAGTTCGACAGTCACGGCGACCGTGATGTGCTTGAGTATGGCGAGTTTCCCGACCCCGAACCGGGCCGCGATGAGGTGGTCATCGATGTGAAGGCGGCCGCGCTGAACCACCTCGACATCTGGACGCGGCGCGGGCTCCCCGGCATCGACCTCGAGATGCCACACATTCCGGGCAGTGACGCCGCGGGTGTTGTCGACGAGGTCGGCGACGGTGTCTCGCGGTTCGAACCGGGCGACCGGGTGGCCGTCCTCGCCGGCAAGAGCGGCGGCGGCGACGAGTTCAGTCGCAAGGGTGACCAGACACTCGCACCGGACTTCCACATCATCGGCGAGCACGTCCGGGGTGTCCACAGCGAGTACGCCGCCGTGCCGGCGGAGAATCTCACCCCAGTCCCCGAGGGCGTCGACTGGGAGACAGCCGCCGCATCGCCGCTGGTGTTCCAGACCGCCTGGCGGATGCTGCGCGACCGCGGCGACCTGAAGGCCGGCGAGTCGGTACTGGTGCTCGGTGCGTCCGGCGGTGTGGGCCACGCCGCCGTCCAGATTGCCGACCACGCCGGCGCTGAGGTGTTCGCGACCGCCAGCAGCCAGGAGAAACTCGATTACGCCAAAGAACTGGGTGCGGACCATACAATCAACTACGAGGAGACGGACTTCGCGAGCGAGATTCGGGACCTGACCGACGGCCGCGGCGTCGACATGGTCGTTGACCACATCGGCGCACAGACCTGGCAGGACTCGCTCAAGAGCCTCGTCAAGGGCGGCCGGGTCGTCACCTGCGGGGCGACGACTGGCGGCAACCCGGAAACGGACATCAACCGCATCTTCTGGAATCAGTTGCAGGTCATCGGCTCGACGATGGCCACCCCAGGGCAGGCTGATGAAGTGCTGGATCTGGTCTGGCAGGGTGAGATGGAGCCGCGAGTCCGCGAGACGCTGCCGATGAGCGAAATCGCCCGGGCACACGAGATAATCGAGGACCGCGAAGGCTTCGGGAAGGTCGTGGTCGTTCCCGACAGCGAACTGTAG
- a CDS encoding cation:proton antiporter regulatory subunit — translation MDVTESDLPGVGKKHEVNIGGGQQLVVVTHNTGTRELYLKESADADSEKLLELSDRMARLVGTILEGAYFQPVESSHVETMLSEGTLLEWYAVEADSPLVGETLAGANVGQRTGVTVVAIQRGDDVIPGPTSTVEIEDGDTVVVIGERDNCESFEKLLAGDL, via the coding sequence ATGGACGTGACCGAGAGTGACCTGCCCGGCGTCGGTAAAAAACACGAGGTAAACATCGGCGGTGGACAGCAACTGGTCGTCGTGACCCACAACACGGGCACTCGCGAACTGTACCTGAAAGAGAGCGCGGACGCCGACTCCGAGAAACTCCTCGAACTCTCGGACCGGATGGCCCGACTGGTCGGCACGATACTCGAAGGCGCGTACTTCCAGCCGGTCGAATCCAGCCACGTCGAGACGATGCTGTCGGAAGGGACGCTGCTCGAGTGGTACGCGGTCGAGGCGGACTCGCCACTGGTCGGCGAGACACTGGCCGGTGCTAACGTCGGGCAGCGAACCGGCGTCACCGTTGTCGCGATACAGCGCGGCGACGATGTCATTCCCGGCCCCACGTCGACCGTCGAAATCGAGGACGGCGACACTGTTGTGGTTATCGGCGAACGCGACAACTGCGAGTCATTTGAGAAGCTCTTGGCCGGGGACCTGTAG
- a CDS encoding DUF2062 domain-containing protein — MVRRRVAQTREQVKEKLVAALIEDHSPREVAMSFSVGVFLTALPTLGTGFIAFLVLAYLFKQLSKVALFASVLILNPPVKWGVYASSFWLGNQILGPVPGLSFDGVSVSMGSDVLVRLWTGNVILAVVFAAVGYVLAFRLINEYRQRQAGSAAVS; from the coding sequence ATGGTACGCCGACGAGTAGCGCAGACGCGGGAGCAGGTCAAAGAGAAACTGGTGGCTGCGCTGATAGAAGACCACTCGCCGCGAGAAGTCGCGATGAGCTTCAGCGTCGGCGTGTTCCTCACCGCACTACCGACGCTTGGCACCGGCTTTATCGCCTTCCTCGTCCTCGCGTACCTGTTCAAACAGCTCAGCAAGGTCGCGCTGTTCGCGTCCGTGCTGATACTCAATCCGCCGGTCAAGTGGGGCGTGTACGCGTCGAGCTTCTGGCTCGGTAACCAGATTCTGGGGCCGGTGCCCGGCCTGTCGTTTGACGGTGTCTCTGTCTCGATGGGTAGCGACGTGCTGGTCCGACTATGGACAGGAAACGTCATTCTGGCCGTGGTGTTCGCGGCTGTCGGGTACGTACTCGCGTTCCGTTTGATCAACGAGTACAGGCAGCGGCAGGCTGGGTCGGCTGCGGTCAGCTAA
- a CDS encoding CbiX/SirB N-terminal domain-containing protein codes for MPHDTLLLIGRDTSRATPFETHARRLRERGVATDVTVLTYDHEPRRELRDELVAIDADRVFALPMTVAHDHSTVTDVPAALDEIDAETHYCEPVGRSPLLTEAIRDRAAAAVPEAADSSVALVAFGSSGKPYQRQVTEYHAERLRERSAFGEVEPCYLLQNPAVECVRYNLAHDHAVAVPLFLAPTDATESQIPAKLDLDRGGLAYTDTLGDHPLVTEAVATAVETARTMADTRTPQTFEATLAATNRPMATDGEGD; via the coding sequence ATGCCACACGACACACTCCTGCTCATCGGTCGGGACACGTCACGCGCTACGCCCTTCGAGACACACGCTCGCCGCCTGCGCGAGCGCGGCGTAGCAACCGACGTGACGGTGCTGACCTACGACCACGAACCCCGTCGGGAGTTACGCGACGAACTGGTAGCCATCGATGCCGACCGCGTGTTCGCGCTGCCGATGACCGTCGCGCACGACCACTCAACAGTCACAGACGTGCCGGCGGCACTCGACGAAATCGACGCTGAAACGCACTACTGTGAACCAGTCGGTCGCAGCCCGCTACTGACCGAAGCGATCCGTGACCGTGCCGCCGCTGCGGTCCCGGAAGCCGCTGACTCCTCCGTCGCGCTCGTCGCCTTCGGCTCCAGCGGCAAACCGTATCAGCGGCAGGTGACGGAGTACCACGCCGAGCGCCTGCGCGAGCGCTCGGCCTTCGGCGAGGTCGAACCGTGCTATCTGCTCCAGAACCCGGCTGTCGAATGTGTCAGGTACAACCTCGCCCACGACCACGCTGTCGCCGTGCCGCTCTTTCTCGCGCCAACCGACGCGACCGAGTCACAGATCCCCGCCAAACTCGACCTCGATAGAGGCGGGCTCGCCTACACCGACACACTGGGTGACCACCCGCTCGTCACCGAGGCCGTCGCGACCGCCGTCGAGACGGCGCGGACGATGGCCGACACACGCACACCGCAGACCTTCGAGGCGACGCTGGCCGCAACAAACCGGCCGATGGCGACCGACGGCGAGGGTGATTAG
- a CDS encoding cation:proton antiporter: protein MADLLGIGVLFAAVAAATLVAVWLNKSVIPLYIVIGMVLSPSVAGQVAVAGYGLPVVESSEFIELGAELGIVFLLFFLGLEFNLDRLLDSWERITRAGTIDLGINFGVGLVLGFALFRDPLAAFLVAGIVYISSSAIITKSLIDLGWIANDEANPMLGTLVFEDLFIAVYLTIAAALVTGGSDLGAAATSVGVALSFIVALLLLARYGTPWFERALQTTSNEFTVVRAVGITVFISGLALAIGVSEAVAAFFIGMAFAPTTHTHKLERLLEPLRDTFAAVFFFWIGVETDPRLFAGVAELVVAAIVVTTPTKILSGYLSGRAYALTPRRSMRVGLGMVTRGEFSLIIAAVALTGAGASLSTELANAVYSFTVAYVLLMSILGTMLMQYSAPFEAFATARFGAE, encoded by the coding sequence GTGGCTGACCTGCTCGGCATCGGTGTGTTGTTCGCCGCCGTTGCAGCCGCTACGCTCGTCGCGGTGTGGCTGAACAAGTCGGTGATCCCGTTGTACATTGTCATCGGGATGGTACTGTCGCCGTCTGTCGCGGGGCAGGTTGCCGTCGCTGGCTACGGTCTTCCGGTCGTCGAATCCTCGGAGTTTATCGAACTCGGCGCGGAGCTCGGTATCGTCTTTCTGCTGTTTTTCCTTGGCTTGGAGTTCAATCTGGACCGGCTGCTGGACAGCTGGGAGCGCATCACCAGAGCGGGGACTATCGACCTCGGCATCAACTTCGGTGTCGGGCTCGTGCTCGGGTTCGCGCTGTTTCGGGACCCGCTTGCGGCCTTTCTGGTCGCCGGCATCGTTTACATCTCCTCGTCAGCTATCATCACGAAGTCGCTTATCGACCTCGGCTGGATCGCCAACGACGAGGCCAACCCAATGCTCGGGACGCTCGTGTTCGAGGACCTGTTCATCGCGGTGTATCTCACAATCGCCGCCGCGCTCGTCACCGGTGGGTCCGACCTCGGGGCCGCCGCGACCTCTGTCGGCGTCGCGCTCTCATTCATCGTCGCGCTCCTGCTGCTGGCCCGTTACGGGACGCCATGGTTTGAGCGGGCCTTACAGACGACCTCGAACGAGTTTACTGTGGTGCGAGCCGTCGGTATCACGGTTTTCATCTCCGGGCTTGCCCTCGCTATCGGCGTTAGCGAGGCCGTCGCCGCGTTCTTCATCGGGATGGCCTTTGCCCCGACCACTCACACGCACAAGCTAGAACGACTGCTGGAGCCCCTCCGCGACACGTTTGCGGCGGTGTTTTTCTTCTGGATCGGCGTCGAGACCGACCCGCGACTGTTCGCCGGCGTCGCAGAGCTCGTCGTCGCCGCTATCGTCGTCACGACGCCGACAAAAATTCTGTCGGGCTATCTGAGTGGCCGTGCGTACGCCCTCACCCCGCGCCGGTCAATGCGTGTCGGCCTCGGGATGGTCACTCGTGGTGAGTTCTCCCTGATTATCGCCGCCGTTGCCCTGACCGGGGCAGGCGCGTCACTGTCGACCGAGTTGGCAAACGCCGTCTACTCGTTTACCGTCGCATATGTCCTTCTCATGAGTATTCTCGGCACAATGCTGATGCAGTACTCGGCTCCCTTCGAGGCGTTCGCGACGGCTCGGTTCGGAGCGGAGTAA
- a CDS encoding cobalt-precorrin-7 (C(5))-methyltransferase, with amino-acid sequence MTENDDYDLDSGPDPADIAASAPEDPDADRPVHAVGIGPGNLDFLTPRGEEAIREADVVVGFETVVEFVADRTDADLLTCGYRDELDTLDAFAERVAGGERGTAVAMGDPNHSGYQFVGKVQRAVDRPVRIVPGISSLQIAASRARTPMEDTTFVTLHKSGDLSSDLDRLRNDVGDRHLLVLPRPFDLMPEDIAAELLDAGSDPELPALVYERLTHDDEARTATTLGDLAQDAGGNSKDDTRFSDLSVFVVRRE; translated from the coding sequence ATGACTGAGAACGACGACTACGACCTCGATTCGGGACCGGACCCAGCCGATATTGCGGCGAGCGCGCCCGAGGACCCCGACGCCGACCGGCCGGTCCACGCCGTCGGCATCGGCCCGGGCAACCTCGATTTCCTGACGCCGCGCGGCGAGGAGGCGATCCGCGAGGCTGACGTTGTCGTCGGCTTCGAGACAGTCGTCGAGTTCGTCGCCGACCGGACCGATGCGGACCTCCTGACCTGCGGCTACCGCGACGAACTGGACACGCTCGACGCCTTTGCCGAGCGCGTGGCCGGCGGCGAGCGCGGGACTGCGGTCGCGATGGGCGACCCGAACCACTCTGGCTACCAGTTCGTGGGGAAGGTCCAGCGTGCCGTCGACCGTCCGGTTCGTATCGTGCCGGGCATCTCCTCGCTCCAGATCGCTGCCAGCCGTGCTCGGACGCCGATGGAGGACACGACATTTGTCACGCTGCACAAGAGCGGCGACCTCTCATCCGATCTCGACCGGCTTCGGAACGATGTGGGCGACCGACACCTGCTCGTGCTGCCACGCCCCTTCGACCTGATGCCCGAAGACATCGCAGCCGAGCTGTTGGATGCCGGCAGCGACCCCGAGCTACCGGCGCTGGTCTACGAGCGGCTCACCCACGATGACGAGGCTCGGACCGCAACGACGCTCGGCGACCTTGCGCAAGATGCTGGCGGCAACAGCAAGGACGACACACGGTTCTCGGATCTTTCGGTGTTTGTCGTGCGGCGGGAGTGA